TTTGCAAATAAATGGATTACTGATGACAGAAGAAATACCCCAGATGAAAGCAAACGTTGTATCTCTTGGAGCTAGTGAAGCGTACGACTTGCTCAAAGTCTTGGTGGCTGCGTGGCAATCCCGGTCAGCTTCTTTTTCCTAATGTCcagttttaaatgatttttgtcAGAATAAATGTGATACTACTGTCAATTCACAATATGCTATTAgtctaatggtatggaactctCGCCATGGTGCAAGTTATCAgttttattaaaaagaaaactGTGATTTGGCATGGAGAATGACTCTTTGAAATGTGATCATGTTTCTTCGTCACTGTTTAGTATCATATCATATGATTTACATTTAATTAGTGTTGATTTTTCTTCAAACAGATCATGCTTTGGAAGATACGTGCTTCCATGGATACACTGTATATTGTTGAGTCACATTAAGTACGTGGTATCTCAGGAGCCAAAGACTCAACTTCTTGAGTCTTTGTACAAGGTTGGATAAATGTTTCTTTATTTAGTTTTTTTCCCCTAAAGGGCATTCTTTTGGATTTTCCCCTCTTTTATGATTGATTTTGGTTAAATATGATGTAGTTGCTGAAAGAATCCATCTATATGTAGTTCTGTTAATTTTTTCCCCTCTCATGTTCTACATCATTGTTGAGCATCCTAGGTTGAAgaagtggttttttttttttaactgaaAAACCAAGTGCAATGAATGATTATTCTAGAGAAGAATAGGTGGTCATTTTGATAATTGAAGGCTTGTAAATTTTGCTTTCTGGATGTTGTATGCACTATGCATTGGAATGTGGATTCTGAAGAGAATCTAGTAACCTCACAGGCACACTTCAAGTCTCCAATATCCTTGAATATCTTTTACCTATCTTCAAGCTATCATCAGCTACTTAATTATCTTCATTGATTATTAGTAGTTCTTCCTTCTCCTTGGAGACAACTTTGTTGTTCCATAAAATTGTGCTGCTGGGCAATATGCATGTGTTTTGGTAGCATTGTGTGACAGAATGATGGGCCGTTCACAGACAAGTCTCCCAGGCAATGCACATGGATATTAATGGTATCTTTGCGCATATTAGCTGTAATAATACATCTTTGGATCAATGATTAGTTAACACAATGATAAGAAACACTAGTGCTGATGAGTTTGATTATCTAATTGTTCTATGACTGCAAAAGTTGTGCCTTAAGTGATGGAaatttttcttgtttcatttacACTTCGGCGAATTTAACCCTCAAgtcttttttggttttttgggAAGTTGAAATTTGATTGGTTTTCACATGGAGTCTTGAGTGAACATTAGCAGTGAATGATTATATGCTCATGCGTGAATCATATGCATTTTGTTGCACCTGGGATCAATCTAAATGCTTCGTATCGTGATATGCATATGTTTTTTATGATTTAATTGTTTCTAATATGTAACTCCTaggctttttttttatttcagcTGTGCAAATCCAAAGAAACAGCTATGCCGTCATTATTGCAATTATCTGGCCGTTTGCAACTTGTGATGGCACAGGTTTTGTCCTTCAAAAGTTCCTTAAACTAGTTTTCTTTCTATTATATGTGTAAATAGTAGTTCATTATTCCTAGATACTGTCTTAACAGATTGACAAGGCTACCAAAAGCAATGAACCTACTTTAATACATGATGAGGAATTGGATGAAAGTGAAGATGACGATGTAGATGAAGTTCTTTATGGTGTAGATGAAGATTCCCAAATAGATAGTGATAGCGATGAATAAGTGTCTTTCAAAAGTAGAGGTAAGGTTATCAAGCTATGGTTTAGCAGTACCAAGTTTAGTATGTTACAGTGCTAAATGAATTGGGAATGGAGGTGTTCTATCCAGAATATGTCATGCTTTAATGATGTTGCATCGATTAATCTATGGGGCTGTATCTGGGAATGGAAATCCTTTTCTATGGTAGTTGATATGGTTTGTTATTGGTTGACAAATGCTTTGTTATTCTTGTGCACATTGGTACAACTGATAGTGCATTAACATGTTTATGATTGGCATAGTATGATAGATAGATGAGTTCTAGGTTCACTAAGAAACTGTTTTGCTAGCTTATCTACCTTTTTAAAGCTAGGAACTGATACTCTGATATGTTAAATCTTGCAGGACTTTCAATTATTTATCTGCCTCTGTGAGGCTCTCCAAGCCAATTTCTCGAGTTCTGGTCCTATGATGCTGATTTGCAGTCTTGGTGGCATCTAATTTGAGTTTTAACAGCATATTCATAACATCTTCCTTGAAGTTCAGAATTTCCAAGGTCCTGCACTTCTCTGCTAGGTTACGTATGTTTGACTTCCGAGCATCTTTTGGCAAGTGTGCAGATCTTTATGGAGGTATTGCACAGTTTGGACCGATTTTGTGTACCCATGCTACAGCCTGACAATTTTGTCCAACTATACAACTATTTCGCTGACGAGGCAAAATACtctcttttttcccttctttttttttttttgacaatgaaTTTGTAAATTCACGACAAAGGGTTTGTAGTTGAGTTAGTTCTTTTTTATTGGTCTTATTTCTAGATGCCCCACGATGATAtatatgtttaatttgtttaacTTCTGAAATGCAAGTTTTGCTATATTGCACTTATTTTTAATGTATGCCTTTGCTAATTGTCTTTCTTATGTGGATCTttgttgattttcttttcttgtttaagCTAAATGAAAAGTTTTAGATATGTAGCAGCTTTTCTAAATGCAGGGAGGAGAATTCGTCTGTAAATAATGAGCATGGTGTTTCCtccaaaaataaatgaaagtagCTATTGCAATTGATTATTTAACTTTTTTAAATAATCAATTGCAAATTAGCAATTAAGACAATAAATTAGTAAATCAGGAAAAAGAGAGCCTAAAATAATGGCTTTGGAGTGTTTTGAGTTGTTTTCAAAGCTAGAATCTACTGCTGGAAAAGGGTAGTAGGACCTGATTTTCCTTGACATTTGAAAGGCTTCTTAGGTACTATTTCTGTGCTTTTTCTTTCCCGTGTATGATTGTCAGGCACAACGCAGAAATTGTTAACTTTCATGATTTGCCGTTTAAAGGATAGAAAATCGGTTGTAGTGCTGATCAATTATGATGGTTTCATACTTCATGTTTGGTTTGGTTCATCAGTGATCTATGGGCTGTGACctaatatgacttttgagcttgATTTCTTCCTTTTTGACAGATTTTCAAGCCAAGATAATATTTAGATTGCATGATAACTGAAATAGAAATTTATCCCAAAACTAAAGGATATGGAAACCAATATAGATTGATAACTTCACAGGAATAAATGCTGGTTCTTTGTATTAGACGTCTGTCAAAAGTGGAATATGGGATATATGCTTCCTGCTCTTACAAGCTAAGAATCTGATTTCCTTCAATATTCCCACACATGCTCATCTTAGAAGTTTTATTATGGGCAGTGCGTAGTTTTCTAGACTAATTGTGCTCCATTGATGAGTTACGTCTCTCACATAGAACGAGTCTGCTTTGCGTGTAGCCTTCTAGGCTATTCTACACGCATTTGGATTTTCATCACTGAAAACTGAAGTAATATTTCCATTTCCATTGTTACCGTAATGATAGTCCTCCCTGTAGCGCTCTGGCCTGCTATAATGTGTGTACTGTGGTGGCAGTGGATAGCTCTCAGCCGGCCTGCTATAGTGCACACTGTACTGTGGTTGCTGATAGCTCTCTGGCCTTGTAGAATGTGTATATTGTGGTGGAGGCCTTATATACTCGTATCCAGTGACGTAAGGTGATGCCCTGTGTGTGTTGTAGCTATGAGTTACGTAAGTGGGTGGGGGTGCGGGTGCAGGTGCAGGTGCAGGTGCAGGTGCCAGTGCCGGTGCCGGTGGCTCGGGCCTAAATACTGGACCGGTGGGATAAGAATGCCAGTACCCACTAATGTATCCTTGCCCCATATTTGGACTACTCATGCTGGGATTGTACCCGTATCTATAGCCAAAGTCTGGTGGATGGTGGTAAATTACATGAACCTCTTCAACATCTTTTGGTCCTGAGGATTGAACTGGCTTGCTCGCTGGAGCCTCTGCAGCATCTGGTTTTGGACTTTCTGCTGGTGGCGGTGGATCTTTTGGTGCCTCTGCTGGTGATGCCTCTTCAGTTGGTGGGCCTTCTGATGGAGGAGGGGTAGCAGACTCTTGTTGAGGAGGGTTGGCGGACTCCTGGGGCGGTGCCTCTCCTTGGTTATCTGGGTCTGATGGCTGAGCTTGTGGATCAGGTGGTTCTGTGTGGGAACAAATGATGGCAGTCTTTCTTGTCTTTTTTATGGCTTTGACTATTTTCTCAGGATCAGCACACCCAATTATAGTTATCTTTTGCTGAGGGAAGTCAATGTAGAGCTCATATACACCTGCAAAAATGCAGTAAACCATTTTTAAAAATGATTGAAGGGACAAACGATAAAAGACTAATGCAGATCACTTACCACTGATACCAAGAAGAGCTTTCTTGATCTTCTGTACGCATCCATTGCAGTCCATCCGGACCTGTATCTCAGTGACTCGAGGTTTCTGCATTTCGCCAAAAAACAAGAAGAGAGCTAGTAAGAAGAAAGTATTGAGATGCCTAGAATCTGTACCGCTGAACATTAAACCAGAATATAATTCGCATGTTTGCATGTGTAGCTTGGTGATTTTCTGGTATACCTCCAATTCTGGAACCATCAccgaagaagaaagaaacggAAAGCAGTGGGTTGTATGAGATGGACAGGGTGTAAGCGTTCTATATGTGGAGAATCAATCCATGGCACGAAGAGGGAATATTTAAAAGTTAGAAATGTGTGGGACAATGCAAAGAATCTCTCTTTTAAGGGGATGGGGATAGTTTTGCTGCTTGCTTGAACAGCTTTAACATGTCAATCTCATATTTCTAAAGAGGGGAGAAAGATAAAGGGTAGGTGGGGCTGGGTCCTCAGGAATGGAGCGGGTGATTTGTTTGGACCCTTGAATGTTGAGCCAGAGGCCAAAGGGAATTTGCTTTTAGGGTAAATGTGGATGGTCATTGCTAGGTGGTGGTGTTGCGTCTGCAGCTAGCTTTGTATATCCAAAGCCGACACTGGGATAAAAGAAATATAAAAAGTGAAGCGCAGTATAGATCATTCATGCACGGCTAATTATGGGGCACTTCCTCTTACCTCAATGGTCAAACTGAGGAAAGTAGCTTTACGGGTGAAGAAGGATATCCACTCTCTGGGAATCCTTTTGTAACAAGCAAAGTTAATAGATTGATTATGTTGACAAAAACAATTTTTGTCTGTTCCATTTTCTCCATAAAAGATCGATGCCACTACTCAGATTCCTTTTCAAGGGCTTTTCGTTAATTGAGAGTTCTGTTCCATGTTTAGGAGCTATTGTCAACTAAATTCGCGCTTCTGCTGATGAAGTCAGGCTTGTTTTAAGGCCATAATAATTTGGGTTAGAGGCGAATCAATCCCAGATATCCCCTAGCTGTGGTAGATGAATTGATGATATAATCATGTTAATTTCTCTGATGAATTTGAATACCTTTCGGTTTATACATGCGTGGCAAAAACATCCTGGAAGACAGCAAAGATAGCACGTATGCAATGCAAGCAATTTCACATTCATTATTTAATTGATTCGAGATTCGACTAGGAAACCTATATGCAACATCC
The nucleotide sequence above comes from Coffea eugenioides isolate CCC68of unplaced genomic scaffold, Ceug_1.0 ScVebR1_2203;HRSCAF=3192, whole genome shotgun sequence. Encoded proteins:
- the LOC113756356 gene encoding extensin-1-like isoform X2 translates to MVPELEKPRVTEIQVRMDCNGCVQKIKKALLGISGVYELYIDFPQQKITIIGCADPEKIVKAIKKTRKTAIICSHTEPPDPQAQPSDPDNQGEAPPQESANPPQQESATPPPSEGPPTEEASPAEAPKDPPPPAESPKPDAAEAPASKPVQSSGPKDVEEVHVIYHHPPDFGYRYGYNPSMSSPNMGQGYISGYWHSYPTGPVFRPEPPAPALAPAPAPAPAPAPPPTYVTHSYNTHRASPYVTGYEYIRPPPQYTHSTRPESYQQPQYSVHYSRPAESYPLPPQYTHYSRPERYREDYHYGNNGNGNITSVFSDENPNACRIA
- the LOC113756356 gene encoding extensin-1-like isoform X1 — protein: MQTCELYSGLMFSGTDSRHLNTFFLLALFLFFGEMQKPRVTEIQVRMDCNGCVQKIKKALLGISGVYELYIDFPQQKITIIGCADPEKIVKAIKKTRKTAIICSHTEPPDPQAQPSDPDNQGEAPPQESANPPQQESATPPPSEGPPTEEASPAEAPKDPPPPAESPKPDAAEAPASKPVQSSGPKDVEEVHVIYHHPPDFGYRYGYNPSMSSPNMGQGYISGYWHSYPTGPVFRPEPPAPALAPAPAPAPAPAPPPTYVTHSYNTHRASPYVTGYEYIRPPPQYTHSTRPESYQQPQYSVHYSRPAESYPLPPQYTHYSRPERYREDYHYGNNGNGNITSVFSDENPNACRIA